One genomic window of Quercus lobata isolate SW786 chromosome 9, ValleyOak3.0 Primary Assembly, whole genome shotgun sequence includes the following:
- the LOC115958885 gene encoding uncharacterized protein LOC115958885, which yields MAEPPKTATPIKHRVGKGLMKGPLKDQEKPLVLLREDSKHALEQISSIMSAEDYEDLGNHSTEAMGETGLFAITQAMVMMKGLIGRCLSHKTALDRVRVKAEQTEEELLQLRNWKPKMERKLELSEKARKNLEQVTEEAKKTLESKDKEIEDLKNEVRQAKDVAVREYRDSDALITKLGDSFHQGFMDAIHQVKQAYPDLDISKFKIKDPAQTSVLPAASEDTDDLFADDDALGDGESAPAKVAPQPDTETIPQSDVNENKVQWLVFYFFLFFFMFLGNNFHPLADDM from the exons ATGGCGGAGCCTCCAAAGACGGCCACTCCAATCAAGCACAGGGTCGGCAAAGGCCTCATGAAGGGGCCGTTGAAGGATCAAGAGAAGCCGCTCGTCCTTCTTCGAGAGGATTCTAAGCACGCCTTAGAACAGATTTCCTCCATCATGTCGGCGGAGGATTATGAAGACCTAGGCAACCATTCGACGGAGGCCATGGGTGAGACAGGCCTTTTTGCAATTACACAA gcaatggtCATGATGAAGGGGTTGATAGGACGATGCCTCAGCCATAAGACAGCCCTGGATCGCGTACGGGTGAAAGCGGAGCAGACGGAGGAAGAGCTACTTCAGTTACGAAACTGGAAACCCAAGATGGAGAGAAAGCTTGAACTTTCCGAGAAGGCAAGGAAAAACCTTGAACAGGTGACGGAAGAGGCGAAGAAGACTTTAGAGAGCAAGGACAAGGAGATAGAAGATCTGAAAAATGAAGTCCGTCAGGCTAAGGACGTCGCGGTTCGTGAGTACCGTGACTCCGACGCCCTGATTACTAAGCTAGGAGACTCCTTCCATCAAGGTTTCATGGATGCCATCCATCAGGTCAAGCAAGCTTATCCGGATTTGGACATTTCCAAGTTCAAGATTAAAGACCCAGCTCAGACATCCGTCTTACCTGCTGCTTCAGAGGATACAGATGACCTCTTTGCTGATGACGATGCCCTTGGTGACGGGGAGTCAGCACCAGCGAAAGTTGCACCTCAGCCTGATACAGAGACGATTCCTCAGTCCGACGTTAATGAGAACAAAGTTCAGTggctagttttttatttttttttatttttttttatgttcttggGGAACAATTTTCATCCGTTGGCTGATGATATGTAA